The proteins below come from a single Elgaria multicarinata webbii isolate HBS135686 ecotype San Diego chromosome 11, rElgMul1.1.pri, whole genome shotgun sequence genomic window:
- the PRF1 gene encoding perforin-1 produces MLSASPSSAAFAPLLFLLFLPRVSPQCQAAEADECEEHEDFVPGHNLAGEGIDITTLERKGAKVLDMSQWQRADGTCTLCRNPMLEGKPLQRLPLAAADWEAKVSCQRKVHTSLQSNGIGVVQAAGSDVKNDWRVGLDVQVKPQTNVQVALAGSHSKTADFSVDKSSQDKYSFARHEVSCSYYSFRIGHHWPLTQHFKHAVKSLPKKYHRASLLEYRQLIGTYGTHFIRRLHLGGRVRDVTAVRECESVLYGVTADEVKDCLSVEASASIGDGKGKMDAAYKTCEELKNKKAFKGGFHQLYKERHTEIVGGDSHTDLLFSDDQNTEAFKQWLETLKSMPGLLSYSLEPIHTLVPKEDPKRESLRQAVSEYVTERALWRNCTQPCPPGTQRSARDPCSCVCPSDSTTNAMCCSRERGLGKLTVTIQRAHGLWGDYFTRTDAYVKVFYQGKESRTSTVWNNDNPVWQVHLDLGNIQVLGDTSKLLVQVWDEDNTYDDDRLGLCEKTLESGKPHNEVCYLNHGRLDFQYHLVCGSYLGGRYCLDYVAQQPKYVGALLQRKGKADPVKQKSP; encoded by the exons ATGCTCAGCGCCAGCCCTTCCTCTGCCGCTTTCGcgcctctcctcttcctcctcttcttgccCCGCGTCTCTCCGCAATGCCAGGCGGCCGAAGCCGACGAATGCGAGGAGCACGAGGACTTTGTGCCCGGCCACAATTTGGCTGGGGAGGGCATTGACATCACCACGCTAGAGAGGAAAGGGGCCAAGGTGTTGGACATGAGCCAGTGGCAGAGAGCGGACGGCACCTGCACCTTGTGCCGGAATCCCATGCTGGAGGGGAAGCCGCTCCAGAGGCTCCCGTTGGCTGCCGCTGACTGGGAGGCCAAAGTCTCGTGCCAGCGGAAGGTGCACACCTCCCTGCAAAGCAACGGCATCGGCGTGGTTCAGGCGGCAGGATCCGACGTGAAAAACGACTGGAGGGTTGGGCTAGACGTGCAGGTGAAGCCCCAAACGAACGTCCAAGTGGCTTTGGCGGGGTCGCACTCCAAGACAGCCGACTTCAGCGTAGACAAGAGCTCACAGGACAAGTACAGTTTCGCTAGACACGAAGTCTCCTGCTCCTACTACAG CTTCCGCATTGGCCACCACTGGCCGCTCACCCAGCACTTCAAACACGCTGTGAAGAGTCTCCCCAAGAAGTACCACCGTGCCTCCCTGCTGGAATACCGCCAGCTCATTGGAACCTACGGGACTCACTTTATCAGGCGGCTTCACCTGGGGGGGCGCGTGAGGGACGTGACGGCCGTGCGGGAGTGTGAGTCGGTGCTGTACGGGGTGACCGCCGACGAGGTCAAGGACTGCTTGAGCGTCGAGGCGTCAGCCAGTATTGGTGACggcaaaggcaagatggatgcGGCCTACAAGACATGCGAAGagctgaaaaacaaaaaggcGTTTAAAGGCGGCTTCCACCAGCTGTACAAAGAGCGGCACACTGAGATTGTGGGCGGGGACAGTCACACGGACCTGCTCTTTTCTGATGATCAGAACACGGAGGCCTTCAAGCAGTGGTTGGAAACCCTCAAATCTATGCCCGGGCTCCTTTCTTACTCGCTAGAGCCCATTCATACTTTGGTGCCCAAGGAGGACCCTAAAAGGGAGAGCTTGAGGCAGGCAGTGAGTGAGTATGTGACTGAAAGAGCTCTGTGGAGGAACTGCACCCAACCTTGTCCACCAGGGACTCAACGCAGCGCTCGGGACCCCTGTTCCTGTGTGTGTCCCAGTGACAGCACCACCAATGCCATGTGTTGCTCACGAGAACGAGGCCTCGGCAAGCTGACGGTGACAATCCAACGTGCTCACGGTCTGTGGGGGGACTACTTCACCCGTACTGACGCCTACGTCAAGGTGTTCTACCAAGGGAAGGAGAGTCGCACGTCCACCGTGTGGAACAATGACAACCCGGTATGGCAGGTCCACTTGGATCTGGGGAACATCCAGGTCTTGGGAGATACCAGCAAACTCCTGGTCCAAGTCTGGGATGAAGACAACACATATGATGATGATCGTCTGGGACTTTGTGAGAAGACCCTTGAGTCTGGGAAACCACACAATGAGGTCTGTTACTTAAATCACGGGCGCCTGGATTTCCAGTATCACTTGGTCTGTGGCTCCTACCTGGGTGGCCGTTACTGTTTGGATTATGTCGCTCAGCAGCCAAAATATGTGGGTGCTTTGTTACAACGTAAGGGCAAAGCAGACCCTGTGAAGCAAAAGTCCCCCTGA